In a genomic window of Candidatus Tumulicola sp.:
- a CDS encoding iron-sulfur cluster assembly scaffold protein: MDFPKFQRLVEERSGFRTMENPTASGEYFSDSCGDMYNFFLKVGPGAVIEDISYFTTGCGFGTATCSLVVDLARGKTIDGASAITGEQVEAELDGYPEKKKDYPQRALEALHVAIDDYRAKIASGAIEDLSSLPARAIEPASGPVVAAVPDEKLLIKLH; encoded by the coding sequence ATGGACTTTCCGAAATTTCAGCGCTTGGTCGAAGAACGCAGCGGATTCCGCACGATGGAAAATCCGACCGCCAGCGGCGAGTATTTTAGCGACTCGTGCGGCGACATGTATAACTTTTTCCTGAAGGTCGGTCCGGGCGCGGTGATCGAGGATATTTCGTATTTCACCACCGGGTGCGGATTCGGAACCGCGACGTGCAGTCTCGTGGTCGATCTGGCTCGCGGTAAAACGATCGACGGAGCGTCGGCGATTACGGGCGAGCAGGTCGAGGCCGAGCTCGACGGTTATCCGGAAAAGAAAAAAGACTATCCGCAGCGCGCGCTCGAGGCGCTGCACGTGGCGATCGACGACTACCGTGCGAAAATCGCGTCGGGTGCCATCGAAGATCTGTCGTCGTTACCGGCTCGCGCGATCGAACCGGCGTCAGGGCCCGTGGTTGCCGCGGTGCCGGATGAAAAACTGCTGATCAAGCTGCATTAA
- a CDS encoding helix-turn-helix domain-containing protein: MHDSRFFSSTRGRIVTELRRRSTASAGDLAASLALSSNAVRQQLVLLERDGLVEEKAVRRGPTKPTLEFSLTDRAAELFPQSHGRMLSAVLREVRDQFGPPAIDSIFDGLSERAVERARRHVNAPSLEGRLAQLTDMLREDGVVVDYTPIEGGFALHEHTCPYTSVAREHPQMCRVIHRVIDETVGCAPEQTESLARGDKECRFEMKPQS, encoded by the coding sequence ATGCACGACAGCCGGTTTTTCTCGTCAACCCGTGGACGGATCGTGACGGAACTGCGGCGCCGGAGTACGGCTTCGGCCGGAGATCTGGCCGCCTCGCTAGCCTTGTCGTCGAACGCCGTGCGCCAGCAACTCGTGCTCTTGGAACGCGACGGCTTGGTCGAAGAGAAAGCCGTACGGCGAGGGCCCACCAAGCCGACGTTGGAATTCTCGCTGACGGATCGAGCCGCCGAGCTGTTTCCGCAATCGCACGGCCGCATGTTGTCGGCGGTGCTGCGCGAGGTGCGCGATCAGTTCGGTCCGCCGGCGATCGACAGTATCTTCGACGGCCTGTCCGAGCGAGCGGTCGAACGGGCGCGACGGCACGTTAACGCTCCCTCGCTGGAGGGCCGCCTCGCGCAGCTCACAGATATGCTGCGTGAGGACGGCGTCGTGGTCGATTACACGCCGATCGAGGGCGGTTTCGCCTTGCACGAACATACCTGCCCGTACACCAGCGTCGCTCGCGAGCATCCGCAGATGTGCCGGGTCATCCATCGCGTCATCGACGAAACCGTCGGCTGCGCGCCCGAACAAACGGAGTCGCTGGCGCGCGGCGACAAAGAGTGTCGCTTCGAAATGAAACCGCAGTCGTAA
- the sufC gene encoding Fe-S cluster assembly ATPase SufC, with the protein MSDRGLRIADLHCSVEGKEILKGIDLAVEPGNVHALMGPNGSGKSTLAFALTGHPHYDVTSGTASLDGENLLEMSPDKRARAGLFLSFQYPAAIPGIKVANFLHAARQAVRPDSLAPAKFRALLLEKMDVLGMDPAFMGRYLNDGFSGGEKKRLEMLQLAVLAPKYAILDETDSGLDVDALRDVCASVQALRQTEEGRSAGFLIITHYPRILQYIAPDVVHVMMDGRIVKTGGADLAHRIESEGYDTIREEIGSVV; encoded by the coding sequence GTGTCCGACCGGGGCTTACGTATTGCCGATCTGCACTGCAGCGTCGAGGGCAAGGAAATTCTCAAGGGGATCGACCTGGCGGTCGAGCCCGGTAACGTGCATGCCCTGATGGGTCCGAACGGCAGCGGTAAGTCTACCCTCGCGTTCGCGCTGACGGGACATCCGCATTACGACGTCACCTCCGGTACCGCGTCGCTCGACGGCGAGAATCTGCTCGAGATGTCGCCCGACAAGCGAGCGCGCGCCGGTCTCTTTCTTTCGTTCCAGTATCCAGCGGCTATTCCGGGGATCAAGGTCGCCAACTTCTTGCATGCGGCCCGTCAAGCCGTGCGTCCGGACTCGCTTGCGCCGGCCAAGTTTCGCGCGTTGCTGCTCGAAAAAATGGACGTGCTGGGCATGGATCCGGCATTCATGGGGCGGTATCTGAACGACGGTTTCTCCGGCGGTGAGAAAAAGCGACTGGAAATGCTGCAACTCGCGGTGCTCGCACCGAAATATGCCATCCTGGACGAAACGGATTCGGGTCTGGATGTCGACGCCTTGCGCGACGTATGTGCGTCGGTGCAGGCGTTGCGCCAAACCGAAGAAGGTCGCAGCGCGGGCTTTTTGATCATCACGCACTATCCGCGCATTCTGCAGTACATCGCCCCGGACGTCGTGCACGTGATGATGGATGGACGGATCGTGAAAACCGGCGGCGCCGACTTGGCGCATCGCATCGAGAGCGAAGGGTACGACACGATCCGCGAAGAGATCGGCAGCGTTGTCTAG
- a CDS encoding SufD family Fe-S cluster assembly protein codes for MSSAVAPAGLTGRLATLDPAILSQERRLQAFEQFSQLPSRRERVGRYWRIDLETLSPDPAADVAESSPRIDNPNARIVACDLRVAATEYAEEFARAFGMTEIGSSKFGALARAFAQGGAFVYVPPNVAATEPVVIDFDFAPGTAAFAYTVVYAAAGSEVTVIERFSGAPAFACGATEIVTDENATVTFANHQNLTDAAQCVHSRFARPGKDATVHWACADTGAALTVGEIAVAIEREGVEAGVTSIFFPNGTQHVDLVARLDHTVGNSVSDTVVKSAAIGSGQARFVGGIRIAERAQGSDAALRDDALLLSERAHIDSVPALEIAANDVKAYHGATVGALDGDQIFYMQSRGIAAADAERMIAIAFFEPAIERFPTQSLRSSIRDAIEAKLG; via the coding sequence TTGTCTAGCGCGGTGGCGCCGGCCGGCTTGACCGGGCGACTGGCCACGCTCGATCCCGCGATTCTCTCGCAAGAACGGCGACTACAAGCGTTCGAGCAGTTCTCGCAACTGCCAAGCCGGCGCGAGCGGGTGGGACGATATTGGCGCATCGATCTGGAGACGCTGTCGCCCGATCCGGCGGCCGATGTCGCAGAGTCGTCGCCGCGCATCGACAATCCGAACGCTCGCATCGTCGCCTGCGATTTGCGCGTCGCAGCGACGGAATACGCCGAAGAATTCGCTCGCGCATTCGGCATGACCGAGATCGGCTCGTCGAAGTTCGGCGCGTTGGCACGCGCCTTCGCGCAGGGCGGTGCGTTCGTGTACGTGCCACCCAACGTCGCGGCAACCGAACCGGTCGTGATCGATTTCGATTTTGCACCCGGAACCGCAGCCTTCGCGTACACCGTCGTGTACGCCGCGGCCGGCTCGGAAGTGACCGTCATCGAGCGCTTCAGCGGCGCCCCCGCTTTCGCGTGCGGCGCGACCGAAATCGTTACGGATGAGAACGCGACCGTGACCTTCGCCAACCATCAAAACTTGACGGATGCGGCGCAATGCGTGCATTCGCGTTTCGCGCGTCCCGGAAAGGACGCGACCGTGCATTGGGCGTGCGCCGACACCGGAGCGGCGCTGACGGTCGGCGAGATCGCCGTTGCGATCGAACGGGAAGGCGTCGAAGCCGGCGTTACGTCGATCTTCTTCCCTAACGGCACCCAGCACGTCGACCTTGTCGCCCGACTGGACCACACGGTCGGAAATTCCGTTTCAGATACGGTCGTGAAATCGGCCGCGATCGGTTCGGGGCAGGCTCGCTTCGTCGGCGGCATTCGCATCGCCGAACGCGCCCAAGGCAGCGACGCCGCGTTGCGTGACGACGCGTTGCTCCTGTCCGAGCGCGCGCACATCGACTCCGTGCCGGCCCTGGAGATTGCCGCCAACGACGTCAAGGCATACCACGGCGCGACGGTCGGGGCGCTCGACGGCGATCAGATTTTTTACATGCAAAGCCGCGGCATCGCGGCCGCCGACGCCGAGCGCATGATCGCGATCGCGTTCTTCGAGCCGGCGATCGAGCGCTTTCCGACCCAATCGCTCCGCAGCAGCATTCGCGACGCCATCGAGGCCAAGCTGGGATGA
- a CDS encoding SufS family cysteine desulfurase: MTVAAQHAGVDPKLARIIADFPILKRPTSRGKRLVYLDSAATSQKPQVVIDALVDYYQNYNANIHRGVYEIAERATDAYESARGKVARFVGAEARDLIWVRNTTEAINLVAYTWGAQNVGQGEAVLSTELEHHSDLIPWQELCLRNGAEFRLIPADERGLLVLDDLDTLLRGCKLVALGHVSNTLGTVAPLEEIVRRAHAAGARVLVDGAQAVPHFPVDVRALDVDFYAFSGHKMLGPTGIGALYGKREILQSMPPFEFGGDMIHTVAYDRATFAEPPWRFEAGTGNIADAIALGTAVEYLTRTGMDWVHEHERELTDYALERLAEFETRGLRIYGPRDSRLAAGIVSFNFADIHAHDLASILDTEGICIRAGHHCTMPLMGKMGWSATARASLYLYNTREDVDALAAGLEKAAGVFGIA, encoded by the coding sequence ATGACCGTCGCCGCCCAACATGCCGGCGTGGATCCGAAGCTTGCGCGGATTATCGCCGATTTCCCGATCCTCAAGCGTCCGACGTCGCGCGGTAAACGCTTGGTCTATCTCGACTCTGCCGCCACGTCGCAAAAGCCGCAGGTGGTGATCGACGCATTAGTCGACTACTATCAAAACTACAACGCCAACATCCATCGAGGCGTATACGAGATCGCGGAGCGCGCAACCGATGCCTACGAGTCGGCCCGCGGCAAAGTCGCGCGTTTCGTTGGCGCCGAGGCACGAGACCTCATCTGGGTCCGCAACACCACCGAGGCGATCAATCTCGTTGCATATACGTGGGGCGCGCAAAACGTGGGCCAAGGCGAAGCAGTTCTCTCCACCGAGCTCGAGCATCATTCGGATTTGATCCCATGGCAAGAACTGTGCCTCCGTAACGGCGCCGAGTTTCGCCTAATTCCGGCCGACGAACGCGGGCTACTCGTGCTCGACGATCTGGATACGTTGTTGCGCGGCTGCAAGCTCGTCGCACTCGGTCACGTCAGCAATACGCTGGGCACGGTGGCTCCGCTCGAAGAGATCGTTCGACGAGCGCACGCTGCCGGCGCGCGGGTCTTAGTCGACGGCGCGCAAGCGGTGCCGCACTTCCCCGTGGACGTACGCGCGCTCGATGTCGATTTTTACGCATTCAGCGGCCACAAGATGCTCGGTCCAACCGGTATCGGCGCCCTGTACGGCAAACGCGAGATTCTACAGTCGATGCCGCCGTTCGAGTTTGGCGGCGATATGATCCATACGGTCGCATACGATCGCGCCACGTTCGCCGAACCGCCGTGGCGCTTCGAAGCCGGAACCGGTAACATCGCCGATGCGATTGCGCTTGGTACGGCGGTCGAGTATTTGACGCGCACCGGAATGGATTGGGTTCACGAGCACGAGCGCGAGCTCACGGATTACGCACTCGAACGCTTGGCCGAATTCGAGACCCGCGGTTTGCGCATATACGGCCCGCGCGACTCGCGACTGGCGGCCGGCATCGTCTCGTTTAACTTCGCCGACATTCACGCCCACGATCTCGCGTCGATCTTGGATACCGAGGGGATCTGTATCCGCGCCGGCCACCACTGCACGATGCCGTTGATGGGCAAAATGGGTTGGTCGGCGACCGCGCGCGCCTCGTTGTATCTGTACAACACGCGCGAAGACGTCGACGCGTTAGCCGCCGGGCTCGAGAAGGCGGCCGGCGTTTTTGGAATCGCGTAA
- a CDS encoding SUF system NifU family Fe-S cluster assembly protein, translating to MDDFYRDYILDHYRNPRNFGHLEHPDARASDVNPLCGDAIEMELRLEGGTVADVRFSGKGCAISQASASMLTESIKGMKLEDVARLSKEAVLENVGIGISPTRMKCAMLGLRVLKSAAVGEIAGWPDEE from the coding sequence GTGGATGATTTTTACCGCGATTACATTCTCGACCACTACCGTAATCCGCGTAACTTCGGCCATCTCGAGCATCCCGACGCACGCGCATCCGACGTCAATCCGTTGTGCGGAGACGCCATCGAAATGGAACTGCGCCTGGAGGGCGGGACGGTCGCCGACGTACGATTTTCCGGGAAGGGCTGCGCTATCAGTCAGGCATCGGCATCGATGTTAACCGAATCCATCAAGGGGATGAAGCTCGAGGACGTCGCGCGTCTGTCGAAGGAAGCCGTTCTCGAGAACGTCGGCATCGGTATCAGTCCGACCAGAATGAAATGCGCGATGCTCGGCCTGCGGGTGCTCAAGAGTGCCGCCGTCGGTGAAATCGCCGGCTGGCCCGACGAAGAGTAA
- a CDS encoding DUF485 domain-containing protein, with protein sequence MSHHPIDQEMWETLAEEPEFRALTSQRRRFVIPATIFFIVYYLTLPLSIAIAPQFMSRQWGALSIAYWFALSQFAMAWLLMAAYVIRARKFDLAAAKLRHREMHEIRG encoded by the coding sequence GTGTCGCACCATCCCATCGATCAAGAGATGTGGGAAACGCTGGCCGAAGAGCCTGAGTTTCGCGCGCTTACATCGCAACGCCGCCGGTTCGTAATTCCGGCCACCATCTTCTTTATCGTCTACTATCTTACGCTGCCGCTTTCGATTGCAATCGCGCCGCAGTTTATGAGCCGCCAGTGGGGAGCGCTGTCGATCGCGTACTGGTTTGCGCTCTCGCAGTTCGCGATGGCGTGGCTGTTGATGGCAGCCTACGTAATACGCGCGCGCAAGTTCGACCTTGCCGCCGCAAAGTTGCGGCATCGCGAAATGCACGAGATCCGCGGCTAA
- a CDS encoding cation acetate symporter: MHEPSLVMFAVFVAITLIVTVWASGSTTTRKGFYTAHRRIGGIQNGWAITGDYLSAASFLGITGLIAFYGFDGFMYSVGWLVAYLAVLFLVAEPLRNAGKYTMADLISFRLRGRTVRALAGVSTLAITLFYMIAQMVGSGLIVSWLIPQVPEWLAIGIVGMLMVIYVSFGGMLATTWVQIIKAGLLLITAAVLTVLVLSRFGFSLTHFLHAASAVPTGTGVTNLLAPGLMFHGTQGAWNMISLGLALVLGTAGLPHILMRFFTVPSAKAARTSVAWAMVLVGLFYLATSFIGLGAATLVGQQHIGQRMYAGQAIEYIAKHASEAHALNSQLAHNGFIVPVLNNNLAAPLLAGELGGSLLSSFVAAVAFAAIIAVVAGLAITASSAFAHDIWFNLVRDGEGDEREHLFIARATAVVVGVLAVMLSIALRTYNVAFLVGLAFAVAASANVPVILLALSWRRFSRGGAIAGMLCGLGVSLAAILTSPIVLGAHAIFPLENPGIISIPAGFLGAFAGSLIWPDAEAEALFDRLRVRAATGLGAEV, translated from the coding sequence ATGCACGAACCGTCGCTGGTGATGTTTGCGGTCTTCGTGGCGATCACGTTGATCGTTACGGTCTGGGCGTCGGGCTCGACGACGACACGCAAAGGCTTCTATACGGCGCACCGCCGTATCGGCGGAATTCAAAACGGTTGGGCGATTACCGGCGACTATCTTTCGGCGGCGTCGTTTTTGGGCATCACCGGCCTGATCGCATTTTACGGGTTCGACGGATTCATGTATTCCGTCGGCTGGCTCGTCGCATATCTGGCGGTGTTGTTCCTGGTAGCCGAACCGTTGCGCAACGCCGGCAAATACACCATGGCGGATCTCATATCGTTCCGGCTTCGTGGCCGGACGGTACGCGCGCTGGCCGGCGTCTCGACACTCGCGATCACGCTCTTCTACATGATCGCGCAGATGGTCGGCAGCGGTTTGATCGTTTCGTGGCTGATCCCGCAAGTGCCGGAGTGGCTAGCGATCGGCATCGTCGGAATGCTCATGGTGATTTACGTTTCGTTCGGCGGCATGCTCGCGACCACGTGGGTCCAAATTATCAAAGCCGGGTTGCTGCTCATTACGGCTGCGGTCTTAACCGTGCTGGTCTTATCGCGCTTCGGTTTTTCACTCACCCACTTTCTGCACGCCGCGTCGGCGGTCCCCACCGGAACCGGCGTTACCAATTTACTCGCTCCGGGGCTGATGTTTCACGGCACGCAGGGCGCGTGGAACATGATTTCCTTGGGGTTAGCGCTAGTACTCGGCACCGCCGGTCTTCCGCATATCCTGATGCGATTCTTCACCGTGCCGTCGGCCAAAGCGGCGCGCACGTCGGTCGCGTGGGCGATGGTGTTGGTCGGCCTGTTCTACCTGGCAACGTCATTTATTGGATTGGGCGCGGCTACGCTCGTCGGCCAGCAGCATATCGGACAACGAATGTACGCCGGACAAGCGATCGAGTATATCGCCAAGCACGCGAGCGAAGCGCACGCGCTGAACTCGCAGCTGGCGCACAACGGCTTCATCGTGCCGGTCCTCAACAATAATCTCGCCGCCCCGCTGCTGGCTGGAGAACTGGGCGGGTCGTTGCTGTCGTCGTTCGTGGCTGCGGTCGCGTTTGCGGCGATTATCGCCGTCGTTGCCGGCCTGGCTATTACCGCGTCGTCGGCCTTCGCGCACGACATTTGGTTCAATCTGGTTCGCGACGGTGAAGGCGACGAAAGAGAGCATCTCTTCATCGCACGCGCGACGGCCGTCGTGGTCGGCGTCCTCGCCGTCATGCTTTCGATCGCACTGCGCACTTACAACGTCGCGTTTCTCGTCGGCTTGGCATTCGCGGTAGCGGCCAGCGCGAACGTTCCGGTGATCTTGCTGGCGCTGTCGTGGCGCCGCTTCTCGCGCGGCGGAGCGATCGCCGGGATGTTGTGCGGGTTAGGAGTTTCGCTAGCAGCGATTCTCACGAGCCCGATCGTGCTCGGCGCGCATGCGATCTTTCCACTCGAAAACCCGGGAATCATATCGATCCCGGCCGGCTTTCTCGGGGCGTTTGCGGGTTCGTTGATCTGGCCCGACGCGGAGGCCGAGGCGCTGTTCGATCGCCTGCGCGTGCGCGCGGCGACCGGCCTCGGCGCCGAAGTTTGA
- a CDS encoding sigma-70 family RNA polymerase sigma factor gives MSALAAPLLQGVFVPTAVPTGTMAAARLPSASVPTIETFERVVDDYQRRLYGFALRMTGNREDAEEIVQDAFVRAYRALGKMSLEQRSELRLQPWLYTITLNVTRNRLRSKRPSNVALDALADPDALLRESNEGPPQPETIVERNAEVALVERALMQLPMHLRAAATLRFIEGRSHPEIAEILHQPIGTVKSHVHRAVRILRRILGPQIGRLTPQGAPLHALS, from the coding sequence ATGAGTGCACTCGCCGCGCCGCTGCTGCAGGGAGTTTTCGTGCCAACAGCGGTTCCGACCGGGACCATGGCGGCCGCCAGGCTGCCGTCCGCGAGCGTGCCCACTATCGAGACGTTCGAACGGGTCGTCGACGACTACCAGCGCCGTCTCTACGGGTTCGCGCTTCGCATGACCGGCAACCGAGAGGATGCCGAAGAGATCGTGCAAGATGCCTTCGTGCGCGCCTATCGCGCCCTCGGCAAGATGTCGCTCGAGCAACGCTCCGAGCTGCGGCTTCAGCCGTGGCTGTACACGATCACCCTCAACGTCACGCGGAATCGCCTGCGCAGCAAGCGGCCGTCGAACGTCGCGCTCGACGCGCTGGCCGACCCGGATGCGCTTCTGCGGGAGTCCAACGAGGGACCGCCCCAGCCTGAAACCATCGTGGAGCGCAACGCCGAGGTCGCGCTGGTCGAACGCGCGCTCATGCAATTGCCGATGCACCTTCGCGCCGCAGCGACGCTGCGCTTCATCGAAGGCCGCAGCCATCCGGAGATCGCCGAGATCCTGCACCAGCCGATCGGCACGGTTAAATCGCACGTCCATCGAGCGGTACGTATTCTTCGCCGCATCCTCGGACCGCAAATCGGGAGATTGACCCCCCAAGGAGCACCGTTACATGCGCTGTCGTGA
- a CDS encoding MGMT family protein, protein MRCRDVEAMWDEIHGDCIKSLRETVAEHVRGCMPCQLLFEQYEGVAYRLSTLPQPQPSCDLTKRVVEHIAALKFKTREPLLLCAVDTPIGRVHVGFKQRRIAYVGIDTGETPDEVRDRVERRLRRPVAMGQVPTWLLETLDHFFHTWRIEDAMIDISDLTPFEQAALRATAQIPPGEVRSYSWVASQIGRPRAARAVGRVMARNPLPLLFPCHRVVDSSGALHNYYYGLDMKARLLKMEGYPG, encoded by the coding sequence ATGCGCTGTCGTGACGTCGAAGCTATGTGGGACGAAATCCACGGCGACTGTATAAAGTCACTGCGGGAGACCGTCGCCGAGCACGTGCGCGGATGTATGCCCTGCCAGCTGCTGTTCGAACAGTACGAAGGCGTCGCGTACCGGCTATCGACGCTGCCGCAGCCCCAGCCGTCGTGCGATCTCACCAAGCGCGTGGTCGAGCACATCGCGGCACTCAAATTCAAGACGCGCGAACCACTGCTGCTATGCGCCGTCGACACACCGATCGGACGCGTCCACGTCGGATTCAAACAACGCCGGATCGCCTACGTCGGCATCGACACGGGCGAAACGCCCGATGAGGTGCGCGATCGGGTGGAGCGTCGCTTACGCCGTCCGGTCGCGATGGGTCAAGTTCCCACCTGGCTGCTCGAAACGCTCGACCACTTTTTCCACACCTGGCGCATCGAGGACGCGATGATCGATATCAGCGATCTCACGCCGTTCGAGCAAGCGGCGCTGCGCGCCACCGCGCAGATTCCGCCGGGTGAAGTCCGCTCGTATTCGTGGGTGGCCTCACAGATCGGCCGCCCTCGAGCGGCGCGCGCGGTCGGCCGCGTGATGGCGCGCAATCCGCTTCCGTTGCTTTTTCCATGTCATCGCGTCGTCGACTCGTCGGGCGCCTTGCACAATTATTATTACGGCTTGGACATGAAGGCGCGTTTGCTCAAGATGGAAGGCTACCCCGGTTAA
- a CDS encoding elongation factor G: MANVDRLRNVAFVGPHHAGKTTLVEAVLAKTAAISRRGSISDGTTVTDHEPEDVAHVQSTSVGFAHFTSDGTDVTIADCPGFVDFFAETKAVLRGVDAAIIVIEADPQRVVHAKATVDFLDSLRLPHLFVVNKMDRPGADFPGTLAALQDAYGRHVVAEQVPIGSSEQFAGYIDLAEMKAWNFADGSETERPVPPDLESTARETRGQLLEAMADFDDHLMEELLEGVDPDAEEIERDLCDECSHDQIIPVVVASGATGAGVDALVRSIVKWFPSPAAVEKTDVDGTPITPDPAGPVIAQVIKTSIHPQSGKVSIARVYSGTVKSDATLSDASRDGEKVRLGGLYRLQGKKQEPIAEAGPGSIVAFARLETVATGDTLTSGSASTRMAPIAPAEPVFAAAIKPKDRMDEAKISQMLGRIVDEDPALQLRRADVTHELLLLGAGEQHVSIAIERLARKYKVEVEVAPPAIPYLETITSNTEVHSRYKHQTGGHGQFGDVWLRFQPRDRGAGVTFEDKIVGGVVPRQFIPAVEKGVREALAHGPNGNPITDLHVTLFDGAYHDVDSSEQSFKTAASMGVRDALQKCSPVVLEPIVAVEVEVPNNYTSTVIQQLTGKRGQILGMNPAIERPGFDIVEAFVPQVELARYITELRTATQGLGTYRWRHERYDPVSNQRGASKAAV; encoded by the coding sequence ATGGCGAACGTCGATCGCCTGCGGAACGTCGCATTCGTCGGTCCGCATCACGCCGGAAAGACCACGTTGGTCGAAGCGGTACTCGCAAAAACGGCGGCAATCTCGCGCCGCGGCTCCATCTCCGATGGAACGACCGTAACGGACCACGAGCCCGAAGATGTCGCGCACGTTCAGTCCACCAGCGTCGGGTTCGCACATTTTACCAGCGACGGCACCGACGTTACGATCGCAGACTGTCCCGGCTTCGTCGATTTTTTCGCCGAAACGAAAGCCGTGTTGCGCGGCGTCGATGCCGCGATTATCGTGATCGAAGCCGACCCGCAGCGCGTCGTACACGCCAAGGCGACGGTCGATTTCCTCGACTCGTTACGGTTGCCGCATCTGTTCGTCGTCAATAAAATGGATCGTCCGGGAGCGGATTTTCCCGGCACCCTCGCCGCGCTGCAAGACGCCTACGGGCGCCACGTCGTCGCCGAACAGGTACCGATCGGCAGTTCCGAACAGTTCGCCGGCTATATCGACTTGGCCGAAATGAAGGCGTGGAACTTCGCCGACGGTTCCGAAACGGAGCGCCCGGTACCGCCAGATCTCGAGTCAACGGCACGCGAAACGCGCGGACAGTTGCTCGAAGCGATGGCCGACTTCGACGATCACCTGATGGAAGAGTTGCTCGAGGGCGTCGATCCCGATGCCGAAGAAATCGAGCGCGATCTGTGCGACGAATGTTCGCACGATCAAATCATCCCGGTGGTGGTCGCTTCGGGTGCGACCGGTGCCGGAGTCGATGCACTCGTGCGTTCGATCGTGAAATGGTTTCCGTCGCCGGCCGCGGTTGAAAAGACCGATGTCGACGGCACTCCGATTACGCCGGACCCGGCCGGACCGGTCATCGCACAAGTCATCAAGACGTCGATCCATCCGCAAAGCGGAAAAGTGTCGATTGCGCGCGTGTACTCGGGCACCGTAAAGTCGGACGCGACGTTGTCGGATGCCAGCCGGGACGGCGAAAAAGTGCGGCTCGGTGGCTTATACCGCCTGCAAGGCAAAAAGCAAGAGCCCATTGCCGAAGCCGGACCGGGCAGCATCGTCGCGTTCGCTCGATTGGAAACCGTCGCCACCGGCGACACGCTCACGTCCGGCAGCGCTTCGACGCGCATGGCGCCGATCGCACCGGCCGAACCGGTGTTCGCGGCCGCGATCAAACCGAAAGATCGCATGGACGAAGCCAAAATCTCGCAGATGCTCGGACGCATCGTCGACGAAGATCCGGCGTTACAATTGCGCCGCGCCGATGTGACGCACGAATTGTTGCTGCTGGGTGCGGGCGAACAGCACGTCTCGATCGCCATCGAGCGCTTGGCGCGCAAATATAAGGTGGAAGTCGAAGTGGCGCCGCCGGCGATCCCCTATCTCGAAACGATTACGTCCAACACGGAAGTTCACTCCCGCTACAAACATCAAACCGGTGGACACGGGCAGTTCGGGGACGTCTGGCTCCGGTTCCAGCCGCGAGATCGCGGCGCCGGCGTCACGTTCGAAGACAAAATCGTCGGCGGCGTCGTGCCACGTCAGTTTATCCCGGCCGTCGAAAAAGGGGTGCGCGAAGCACTAGCGCACGGACCCAACGGAAATCCGATCACGGATCTGCACGTAACGTTGTTCGACGGCGCATATCACGACGTCGACTCGAGCGAACAGTCGTTCAAAACCGCCGCCAGCATGGGCGTACGCGACGCGCTGCAAAAGTGCAGCCCGGTCGTGCTGGAGCCGATCGTCGCGGTCGAAGTGGAAGTCCCTAATAATTATACGTCGACCGTCATCCAGCAGCTCACCGGCAAACGCGGTCAAATCCTTGGTATGAACCCGGCCATCGAGCGCCCGGGCTTCGACATCGTCGAAGCGTTCGTTCCGCAAGTCGAGCTGGCCCGATACATCACCGAACTGCGCACCGCGACACAAGGGCTCGGCACGTATCGCTGGCGGCACGAACGCTACGACCCCGTCTCGAATCAGCGCGGCGCTTCGAAAGCAGCGGTATAA